One window of the Rhizorhabdus dicambivorans genome contains the following:
- a CDS encoding methyltransferase has protein sequence MASLSPSPSTPGPDPYDEDALFLLLELLSARGYSFVTPTPATHARVLYRLPSQARDIRDVLGWSLPFTDGLLDSALLEILEKAGALEQLPDGRRRSRYRISSLGGDLYLHSAYPTLAEDSVFFGPDSYRFADLIARELRSEPVPAGGHVVDIGAGAGVGAITAAHLSDDARVTMTDINPVALRLAAINARAAGVSATFVQAADLARVAVPIDVALANPPYIVDSAGRDYRDGGGMYGGQVALDMTREALGRLARGGRMILYTGSAIVRGEDRLRAALSEVAVRAGCHMDYREIDPDIFGEELDAPAYRDVERIAVVGAVFHHI, from the coding sequence ATGGCCAGCTTGTCCCCGTCCCCTTCTACTCCGGGGCCCGATCCGTACGATGAGGATGCCCTGTTCCTGTTGCTGGAGCTTCTCTCCGCACGGGGCTATAGTTTCGTGACGCCGACCCCGGCGACCCATGCCCGCGTCCTATATCGCCTGCCTTCACAAGCGCGCGATATCCGCGATGTGCTGGGCTGGAGCCTGCCGTTTACGGATGGTCTGCTCGACAGCGCCCTCTTGGAGATTCTCGAAAAGGCAGGCGCGTTGGAACAGCTCCCCGACGGCCGTCGCCGCAGCCGCTATCGGATTTCGTCACTCGGTGGTGATCTCTATCTTCATTCCGCCTACCCGACACTGGCCGAGGATTCGGTGTTCTTCGGGCCGGACAGCTATCGCTTCGCCGATCTGATCGCGCGTGAATTGCGCAGCGAGCCGGTTCCTGCGGGCGGGCATGTCGTCGATATCGGCGCCGGCGCCGGGGTAGGCGCCATCACGGCCGCGCATCTGTCCGACGATGCCAGGGTGACGATGACCGACATCAACCCGGTGGCGCTTCGCCTTGCGGCGATCAACGCCCGTGCCGCCGGGGTGAGTGCGACCTTCGTTCAAGCTGCCGACCTGGCAAGGGTCGCCGTACCGATCGACGTCGCGCTCGCCAATCCGCCCTATATCGTCGACTCCGCCGGACGGGATTATCGGGACGGCGGGGGGATGTATGGCGGGCAGGTCGCGCTCGACATGACCCGCGAGGCGCTGGGCAGGCTCGCGAGGGGCGGGCGGATGATCCTCTATACGGGAAGTGCCATCGTCAGGGGCGAGGATCGGCTTCGGGCCGCGCTGTCCGAGGTGGCCGTCCGGGCCGGCTGTCACATGGACTATCGGGAGATTGATCCGGACATATTCGGCGAGGAGCTTGACGCGCCGGCCTATCGCGACGTCGAGCGGATCGCCGTGGTCGGCGCGGTCTTTCATCACATCTAG
- a CDS encoding ClpP family protease — translation MASVPMLTAHDFKDPAILLSGEVDYDMYNDFRTKLERALSERAGGTVLTIELSTLGGDPEVARMMGEDIRFHSDLEPSRRIVLLGKAALYSAGTTFMSFFARDNRYLTRGTRLMVHERNLSKTLEINGPLTSCIAAVEATLNEIRSSIAIQNEGFENLIRGSHVSMEEVLKRAPGNWYIEAEEAVSLGLVAAVI, via the coding sequence ATGGCATCGGTGCCGATGCTCACGGCGCACGACTTCAAGGACCCCGCGATATTGCTATCCGGGGAGGTCGATTATGACATGTACAATGATTTCCGGACCAAGCTGGAGCGGGCGCTGTCCGAGCGGGCCGGTGGAACCGTCCTTACCATCGAGCTGTCGACCTTGGGCGGAGATCCCGAAGTCGCCCGGATGATGGGCGAAGACATCCGCTTCCACAGCGATCTGGAGCCGTCGCGGCGGATCGTGCTGCTGGGCAAGGCAGCGCTCTATTCGGCCGGCACGACGTTCATGAGCTTCTTCGCCCGCGACAACCGCTACCTCACCCGCGGCACCAGGCTGATGGTCCATGAGCGCAACCTATCGAAGACGCTTGAGATCAATGGGCCACTGACGAGTTGCATCGCAGCGGTGGAGGCCACCCTCAACGAGATCAGAAGCTCGATCGCCATCCAGAATGAAGGGTTCGAAAACCTGATCCGGGGCAGTCATGTATCGATGGAAGAGGTGCTGAAGCGCGCGCCTGGCAACTGGTATATTGAAGCCGAGGAGGCGGTATCGCTGGGGCTGGTCGCCGCCGTCATCTAG